One genomic region from Bartonella australis AUST/NH1 encodes:
- the mscL gene encoding large conductance mechanosensitive channel protein MscL has product MLKEFKEFALKGNMIDLAIGVIIGGAFTSLVNSIVNDIFMPIIGLVTGGIDFSNMFLQLAGEKKATLTAAKEAGATISYGHFITLFINFLIISWILFLFVKGMNKLRRTQEAEKKPKAMSLEEQLLAEIRDLLAKKK; this is encoded by the coding sequence ATGCTTAAAGAATTTAAAGAATTTGCCTTAAAAGGAAATATGATTGATTTAGCCATCGGTGTGATTATAGGGGGTGCCTTCACTAGCTTAGTTAATTCAATTGTCAATGACATTTTTATGCCGATTATCGGCCTCGTCACAGGCGGTATCGACTTTTCTAATATGTTCCTTCAACTCGCTGGCGAAAAAAAGGCCACCCTGACCGCAGCTAAAGAAGCTGGAGCTACCATAAGCTATGGGCATTTCATAACATTATTCATCAATTTTCTCATTATTTCTTGGATTCTTTTCTTATTTGTCAAGGGAATGAATAAATTGCGCCGGACGCAAGAGGCAGAAAAAAAACCAAAGGCAATGTCTCTTGAAGAACAACTTTTAGCAGAGATCAGAGACCTATTAGCCAAAAAAAAGTAA